The following are encoded in a window of Phocoena phocoena chromosome 2, mPhoPho1.1, whole genome shotgun sequence genomic DNA:
- the LOC136118370 gene encoding transformer-2 protein homolog alpha-like, whose product MEGQRRPTENNFEGREPRSPSKSPTGTPAHVKSESRSGSHSPSRVSKHFESHSRSRLKSRSRSRRHSHRLYIRSRSHSHSHRRQSRSRSYTPEYRRRRSQSHSPVSNQRSHTGSRAMERENGMELDGRRIRVDYSITKRVHTPTPGIYIGRPTHSGGGGGGGGGDGGGGRRRDSYYDRGYDRGYDRYEDDDYRYRRRSPSPYYSRYRSRSRSCSYSPKRY is encoded by the exons ATGGAAGGACAGCGCAGGCCTAC AGAGAACAACTTCGAGGGCAGAGAGCCTCGCTCTCCGTCAAAATCTCCAACGGGAACTCCTGCTCATGTAAAATCAGAGAGCAGGTCAGGATCTCATAGTCCATCAAGAGTTTCCAAACACTTTGAATCCCATTCTCGATCAAGATTAAAATCCAGGTCGAGGTCAAGGAGGCATTCTCATAGACTTTACATTCGATCCAGATCCCATTCTCACTCTCATAGGAGACAATCTCGAAGTAGGTCCTATACACCAGAATACCGGCGTCGCAGGAGCCAAAGTCATTCTCCAGTGTCTAACCAGAGAAGCCATACAGGCAGCAGG GCTATGGAAAGGGAAAATGGAATGGAGCTGGATGGTAGAAGAATTCGTGTAGATTATTCTATCACCAAGAGAGTGCACACACCTACACCAGGCATATACATAGGCAGACCAACTCacagtggtggtggaggtggaggtggaggtggagatggaggaggTGGCAGACGTCGAGATTCTTACTATGATAGAGGATATGATCGTGGGTACGACAGATATGAAGATGATGATTACCGGTACAGAAGAAGATCACCTTCTCCTTACTATAGTCGATACAGATCACGATCAAGATCTTGTTCCTACAGCCCAAAACGCTATTGA